From the Thomasclavelia ramosa DSM 1402 genome, the window ACGATAATTTTAAGTAATAAAAACTTAACAAAAAAAGTAACCCTACTTTAGATGAAAAGGGTTTCTTTTTTTAGTGTTTTGCGTTATAATAGTAGGCGTGATATAGGAGGAGATTTATTATGGCAAAATGTAAATTATTAATGCAAACTGCACAAACACAAAAATTAATCGATTTTTTTGATGGATATGAAGATGATAAAGTAAAATGTAAATTCATTAAAAAAACTGGAATCAAGGCTGAAATTGAATGTGAAACAGAACTTACACCAGATGAAGCAGCTGGACATTGTAAGAGTCTTTTTAAAAAGACACCTGATGGAGCAGTTTTATACTTCTCTATTCAACCAGATGGATTCTTCGGATAATAAGGACGTAAGTCCTTATTTTTTTATTTACGATAAAAGCAAGAATTAGATTTAATAAAAATGAATTTTTTCTTGTGGAAATAATAGAGATTTATGTATATAATATGATAGAAAAGTGGTGAATAAATGAAAGATTATAGTAATTATTTTAAAGGGCCTTCATTAAATGAGGCTAAAAGAAGAAGTCGTGACGAAGTTGGTCGCTATGATGATGCCTATCATGTTCCAGGAGATATGGTCAAAGTTGGACTAGGAAAAAAATATTATATTCAAACATATGGGTGTCAAGCAAATGAACGTGACAGTGAAACTTTATCAGGAATATTGGAAAGTATGTCATATCAACCGACTACAGAAATTAAAGAGGCTGACGTGATTGTTTTAAATACTTGTGCAATTCGTGAAAATGCCGAAGAAAAGGTATTTGGAAAAGTTGGATATGTCAAAAATTTAAAGAAGACTAATCCAAATCTAATTTTCGCAATGTGTGGATGTATGGCTCAAGAAGAGGTTGTTGTTAATCGGATATTGGAAAAGCATCCCCATGTTGATTTGATTTTTGGTACTCACAACATACATCGATTACCTGAGTTATTAAAAGATGCACTTTATAGTAAAGAGATGATTGTTGAAGTTTGGTCTAAAGAGGGCGATGTAATTGAAAACGCACCAGTTAGACGGGACAACAAGTATAAAGCATGGGTAAATATCATGTATGGATGTAATAAATTTTGTACTTATTGTATCGTTCCTTATACACGTGGAAAAGAACGTTCTCGTTTAGCAAAAGATATTATCAAAGAAGTTGAAGAACTGGTTGCTGAAGGCTATCAAGAAATAACGCTTCTTGGGCAAAATGTTAACAGTTATGGTAAAGATTTAGGTGAGGATTATAATTTCTCAAACTTACTTGAGGATGTCGCTAAAACAAATATTCCACGAATTCGTTTTACAACGAGTCATCCTTGGGATTTTAGTGAAGATATGATCAAAATTATTGCGAAATATGATAATATCATGCCGGCAATTCATTTACCAGTTCAATCGGGGAATAATGAAGTATTAAAGTTGATGGGGCGCCGTTATAGTCGTGAACAATATCTAGAATTATTCCATAAGATCAAAGAATATATTCCTGACTGCACAGTCACGACAGATATTATCGTGGGGTTTCCAAATGAAACTCATGAACAATATCTAGATACATTGTCTTTATATCAAGAGTGTGAATATGATTTAGCTTATACATTTGTCTACTCACCTCGGGCAGGAACACCAGCCGCGAAAATGGTTGATAATGTAGCAAGTGATGAAAAAGACCAACGATTATATAAATTGAATGAAATCGTTAATGAAAAAGCGTATAAGCAAAATCAACGTTTCTTAAATAAGATTGTCGAAGTATTAGTTGAAGGAACATCTAAGAAGGATGATTCAATGTTGACTGGGTATACTCGGCATCAAAAATTGGTAAACTTTAAAGGTGATCCTAAAGATAT encodes:
- the miaB gene encoding tRNA (N6-isopentenyl adenosine(37)-C2)-methylthiotransferase MiaB gives rise to the protein MKDYSNYFKGPSLNEAKRRSRDEVGRYDDAYHVPGDMVKVGLGKKYYIQTYGCQANERDSETLSGILESMSYQPTTEIKEADVIVLNTCAIRENAEEKVFGKVGYVKNLKKTNPNLIFAMCGCMAQEEVVVNRILEKHPHVDLIFGTHNIHRLPELLKDALYSKEMIVEVWSKEGDVIENAPVRRDNKYKAWVNIMYGCNKFCTYCIVPYTRGKERSRLAKDIIKEVEELVAEGYQEITLLGQNVNSYGKDLGEDYNFSNLLEDVAKTNIPRIRFTTSHPWDFSEDMIKIIAKYDNIMPAIHLPVQSGNNEVLKLMGRRYSREQYLELFHKIKEYIPDCTVTTDIIVGFPNETHEQYLDTLSLYQECEYDLAYTFVYSPRAGTPAAKMVDNVASDEKDQRLYKLNEIVNEKAYKQNQRFLNKIVEVLVEGTSKKDDSMLTGYTRHQKLVNFKGDPKDIGKIIKVKITEAKTWALKGESIES